In Turicibacter sanguinis, a genomic segment contains:
- a CDS encoding oleate hydratase, whose amino-acid sequence MSKKSNLVKGAAFAGAASAAIYGARKYYEMKQEGNRSNLELDVNRDVYFVGGGLASLAGAAYLIRDCKLPGNRIHIIEGMHILGGSNDGAGDVSNGFICRGGRMLNEETYENFWELFSTIPSLDMPHMSVTEEILNFDHLHPTHAQARLIDKEGTILDVTSMGFNTEDRLALGKLMVTPEEALDDMTIEEWFAHTPHFFTTNFWYMWQTTFAFQKWSSLFEFKRYMERMIFEFSRIETLEGVTRTPYNQYESVILPLKVYLEEHGVDFSINAVVTDIDFAKGEGITATAIHIETANGEEVIELKPEDLCIMTNGCMTDCATLGDLNTAPEYAPQNPISGELWSKIADKKPGLGNPEPFFGNPEETNWESFTVTCKGNKLLKMIEKFSGNIPGSGALMTFKDSNWLMSIVVAAQPHFKNQPMDTTIFWGYGLYTDKVGDYVQKPMRECTGEEILYELIHHLHFEDEMDEIMDSVVNVIPCMMPYIVSQFQPRKMTDRPQVVPVGSTNFAMISQYVEIPEDMVFTEEFSVRAARMAVYTLMNYHEKEICPVTPFKKNPKVLKNALKTSYR is encoded by the coding sequence TTTGTCGGTGGAGGACTCGCCTCTTTAGCAGGTGCTGCTTATTTAATTAGAGATTGCAAGTTACCAGGTAATCGCATTCATATTATTGAAGGAATGCATATTTTAGGCGGAAGTAATGATGGAGCCGGTGATGTTAGTAATGGATTTATTTGCCGTGGAGGGCGTATGTTAAATGAGGAAACGTATGAAAACTTCTGGGAGTTATTTTCAACAATTCCATCACTTGATATGCCTCATATGAGTGTGACAGAAGAAATCTTAAATTTTGATCATTTACATCCAACGCATGCTCAGGCCCGTTTAATTGATAAAGAAGGAACGATTTTAGATGTCACAAGTATGGGATTCAATACGGAAGACCGATTAGCGCTTGGTAAATTAATGGTAACACCAGAAGAAGCGTTAGATGATATGACAATTGAAGAATGGTTTGCTCATACACCACACTTCTTTACAACGAATTTCTGGTATATGTGGCAGACAACATTTGCATTCCAAAAATGGTCAAGCTTATTTGAATTCAAACGATATATGGAACGTATGATTTTTGAATTTTCACGTATTGAAACATTAGAAGGGGTAACACGTACGCCATATAATCAATATGAATCAGTTATTTTACCACTTAAAGTTTACTTAGAAGAACATGGCGTTGATTTCAGTATCAATGCTGTGGTAACCGATATTGATTTCGCTAAAGGAGAAGGTATTACTGCTACAGCAATTCATATTGAAACGGCAAATGGTGAAGAAGTGATTGAGTTAAAACCTGAGGATTTATGTATTATGACAAATGGTTGTATGACAGATTGCGCAACGCTTGGTGATTTAAATACTGCTCCAGAATATGCACCACAAAACCCAATTTCAGGTGAATTATGGTCTAAAATTGCAGATAAAAAACCGGGTCTTGGAAATCCAGAACCTTTCTTTGGAAATCCTGAAGAGACAAATTGGGAAAGCTTTACGGTTACATGTAAAGGGAATAAATTATTGAAAATGATTGAGAAATTCTCAGGAAATATTCCAGGTAGCGGAGCTTTAATGACATTTAAAGATTCAAACTGGCTAATGAGTATTGTAGTGGCTGCACAACCACACTTTAAAAATCAACCAATGGATACAACAATTTTCTGGGGATATGGATTATACACAGATAAAGTTGGAGATTATGTTCAAAAACCAATGCGCGAGTGTACAGGGGAAGAGATATTATATGAATTAATTCACCACTTACATTTTGAAGATGAAATGGATGAAATTATGGATTCAGTCGTGAATGTCATTCCATGTATGATGCCATATATCGTTTCACAATTCCAACCACGTAAAATGACTGATCGTCCTCAAGTTGTTCCAGTAGGCTCAACTAACTTTGCAATGATTAGTCAATATGTTGAAATTCCAGAAGATATGGTCTTTACAGAGGAATTCTCAGTTCGTGCTGCACGCATGGCCGTTTATACACTAATGAACTATCACGAAAAAGAAATCTGTCCAGTAACACCATTCAAAAAGAACCCAAAAGTACTAAAAAATGCACTAAAAACATCTTATAGATAA